The Nitrospirota bacterium genome has a window encoding:
- a CDS encoding phospho-N-acetylmuramoyl-pentapeptide-transferase — protein sequence MLYKLLLALQPYFSPLNVFRYITFRTALAVLTAMLVSLLIGPCIIRWLKRISITQQIRDDGPQTHLKKSGTPTMGGIIIIIAMLITLFCWGDLSNKYMWIMIISLIGYGSIGLLDDYLKVIRKNPKGLRAWYKFGAQIGIALVIGLVLYSNPDDPYRSELIVPFFKKWFFDIGWFYIPFSVLVIVGSSNAVNLTDGIDGLAIGLVGIAALANMLLVYISGNAKFSQYLGVYFLTGTGELTVFCGAMLGAALGFLWFNAYPADVFMGDVGSLSLGGALGTLAVITKHEIALAVVGGIFVIETFSVIAQVASFKLTGKRIFKMAPIHHHFELMGWPESKVIVRFWIVGIMLALLSLATLKLR from the coding sequence ATGCTCTATAAGCTCCTCCTGGCGCTGCAGCCGTATTTCTCCCCCCTGAACGTATTCCGGTACATAACGTTCAGGACTGCGCTTGCGGTCCTCACTGCCATGCTTGTTTCGCTGCTCATTGGCCCGTGCATTATACGCTGGCTCAAGAGGATCAGCATAACCCAGCAGATCCGCGATGACGGTCCCCAGACGCATCTCAAGAAATCCGGCACACCCACCATGGGCGGAATCATCATTATTATTGCGATGCTCATTACGCTCTTTTGCTGGGGAGACCTGTCCAATAAATACATGTGGATCATGATCATCTCGTTGATCGGATACGGATCGATCGGCCTGCTCGATGATTACCTCAAGGTGATCAGGAAGAACCCGAAAGGCCTGCGCGCATGGTACAAGTTCGGTGCGCAGATCGGCATAGCGCTCGTTATCGGCCTGGTGCTCTATTCCAATCCTGATGACCCGTACCGCTCAGAGCTGATCGTGCCGTTCTTCAAGAAATGGTTCTTTGATATCGGCTGGTTCTATATCCCCTTTTCCGTGCTGGTGATCGTGGGATCGTCGAATGCCGTGAATCTTACGGACGGTATTGATGGTCTTGCGATCGGCCTGGTGGGCATTGCGGCCCTTGCAAACATGCTCCTGGTCTATATCTCCGGAAACGCGAAGTTTTCCCAGTATCTCGGTGTTTACTTCCTGACCGGCACAGGAGAGCTGACCGTGTTCTGCGGGGCCATGTTAGGCGCAGCGCTCGGCTTTCTCTGGTTCAATGCGTACCCTGCCGATGTCTTCATGGGCGATGTAGGGTCATTGAGCCTGGGGGGAGCCCTCGGCACGCTTGCGGTCATAACAAAGCATGAGATTGCTCTTGCGGTCGTCGGCGGGATCTTTGTGATCGAGACCTTTTCTGTCATAGCACAGGTTGCTTCGTTCAAACTGACCGGCAAGAGGATATTCAAAATGGCGCCGATCCATCACCATTTTGAGCTGATGGGATGGCCGGAATCCAAGGTGATCGTCCGGTTCTGGATCGTCGGAATAATGCTGGCGCTGCTCAGTCTTGCAACGCTGAAATTGAGGTGA
- a CDS encoding D-alanine--D-alanine ligase, whose product MKEKEMKKRKIGVLLGGLSAEREVSLRSGKAVFRALKSIGFNAVAIDAKGDFYAKLKKQKIEQVFIALHGGHGENGAVQGMLEIMNIPYTGSGVLASSLAMDKVASKKIFLYHHIPVPAFSIIERSALSDQRSAKNASRITNHGLRGKLGLPIVVKPATEGSSVGVEIVKDAKSYQKALKKAFAYGDTVLIEKYIRGQEVQIAILDNKVLGGVEVRPSDEFYSYKAKYTAGLTQYIFPPELDRTTYKKAEKAALAAHQALGCSGATRVDLIIDKHRNPYVLEVNTIPGMTETSLLPKIAKNAGLEFPELIRRILGD is encoded by the coding sequence ATGAAAGAAAAAGAGATGAAAAAAAGAAAGATCGGTGTTCTCCTTGGAGGCCTGTCAGCTGAGCGGGAAGTTTCGCTCAGGAGTGGAAAGGCCGTGTTCAGGGCACTGAAGTCTATCGGTTTTAACGCAGTTGCCATAGATGCAAAAGGCGACTTTTATGCAAAACTGAAGAAGCAGAAGATCGAACAGGTCTTCATTGCACTGCATGGCGGACACGGCGAGAACGGTGCAGTCCAGGGCATGCTCGAGATCATGAATATTCCCTATACGGGTTCAGGCGTGCTGGCATCATCCCTTGCCATGGACAAGGTTGCTTCAAAGAAGATCTTTCTCTATCACCATATACCGGTCCCCGCGTTTTCGATCATAGAGCGATCAGCTCTCAGCGATCAGCGCTCAGCAAAGAACGCCTCACGAATCACGAATCACGGATTACGCGGCAAGCTTGGCTTGCCGATTGTTGTAAAGCCGGCCACAGAAGGATCGAGCGTCGGGGTAGAGATCGTGAAGGATGCAAAGTCCTATCAGAAGGCGCTGAAAAAGGCCTTTGCATACGGTGATACCGTGCTGATCGAAAAGTATATCAGAGGCCAGGAAGTGCAGATCGCGATCCTTGATAACAAGGTCCTTGGCGGCGTAGAGGTGAGGCCCTCAGATGAGTTTTACAGTTATAAGGCAAAGTATACGGCAGGTCTGACGCAGTATATCTTCCCGCCCGAGCTTGACAGAACGACATACAAAAAGGCTGAGAAGGCTGCCCTGGCTGCTCATCAGGCGCTCGGCTGTTCCGGAGCAACGAGGGTGGACCTGATCATTGATAAACACCGTAACCCTTATGTGCTTGAAGTGAATACGATCCCGGGCATGACCGAGACAAGCCTGCTGCCGAAGATCGCGAAGAACGCAGGGCTTGAGTTCCCGGAACTGATCCGTCGGATATTGGGAGACTGA
- the murB gene encoding UDP-N-acetylmuramate dehydrogenase, with protein MVISQAEWEKNFNGYFQGDVAFGASMKEHTSLAIGGPADVIVSPADPVSMKNIVVLLGRQKVPFLPLGGGTNILVRDAGIDGVVIKFKAFNRIEIIHETDDHAELFVEAGVPLQRLVNFCREKGYAGMEGLIGIPGMVGGAVCGNAGSYGCEIRDLLLSVVVLRADGRLERFRPEDLGFGYRTSNISADDIVLSANLKVNKDDAAAVAARTDGFFLQKKTSQPIGERSAGCVFRNPEGMSAGRMIDEAGCKGMRSGDIEVSSMHANFFVNRGEGRADDYLRLMDEVSAKVTDRFHVTLEPEIRVMGKG; from the coding sequence ATGGTGATTAGCCAGGCAGAGTGGGAAAAGAACTTCAACGGCTACTTTCAGGGAGACGTTGCGTTTGGCGCGTCCATGAAAGAGCATACGAGCCTTGCTATCGGCGGACCGGCTGATGTGATCGTCAGCCCGGCTGATCCGGTATCGATGAAAAATATTGTGGTGCTCCTCGGCAGACAGAAGGTGCCTTTTCTCCCCCTGGGAGGCGGCACGAATATCCTGGTGAGAGATGCAGGCATTGACGGCGTTGTGATCAAGTTCAAGGCCTTTAACCGGATAGAGATCATCCATGAAACAGATGACCATGCAGAACTCTTTGTCGAGGCAGGTGTGCCTCTGCAGAGACTGGTGAACTTCTGCAGGGAAAAGGGCTATGCAGGCATGGAAGGGCTTATCGGCATACCCGGGATGGTGGGCGGCGCGGTCTGCGGCAATGCCGGATCGTATGGCTGCGAGATCAGAGACCTGCTGCTTTCTGTTGTGGTCCTGCGCGCTGACGGCAGACTTGAGCGGTTCAGGCCTGAGGACCTCGGCTTCGGGTACCGCACGTCGAACATCAGTGCTGACGACATCGTGCTGAGCGCAAACCTGAAGGTCAATAAGGACGATGCAGCCGCTGTTGCAGCGCGGACCGATGGATTTTTCCTGCAGAAGAAGACATCCCAGCCGATAGGGGAACGGTCTGCAGGCTGTGTGTTCAGGAACCCTGAAGGCATGTCAGCCGGACGGATGATCGATGAGGCAGGCTGTAAAGGCATGCGCAGCGGCGACATCGAAGTGAGCAGCATGCATGCGAACTTCTTTGTGAACCGCGGCGAAGGCAGGGCAGATGACTACCTGAGGCTTATGGATGAGGTTTCTGCGAAGGTGACGGATAGGTTCCATGTCACGCTGGAGCCTGAAATACGGGTGATGGGGAAGGGATGA
- the murD gene encoding UDP-N-acetylmuramoyl-L-alanine--D-glutamate ligase translates to MELTGRQITVVGLARSGAGAARLLADMGAVVTVTDNRTAGELADIVSTLSASVRLCLGSHPEEIFSDADLIVVSPGVPLTIKPLADARKKGKRIIGELELAYQIIEGRTAYEKAMPFLAITGSNGKSTTTSLLNHMMKTAGFRTLFGGNIGNALTEEIMKMDREHAEPDAVVAEISSFQLEAIETFRPHIAAILNITPDHLDRYRSMKEYCDAKAAIFRNQHEPDILILNADDPETMKLYEANLRERVRGPHVYFFSRTREVEGLYEKSGMVVVNLPHHEQGAVNLELIKAQEIRIKGVHNLENAMAASAMALLAGCPVEAVRESLRAFPGLEHRLELVRELDGVKYINDSKGTNVGAVIKSIESFSEPLILIAGGRDKAGDFAALRDLAAEKIKAVVLIGESAGKIADALNSVTRTFMARDLKEAVQISRTHADEGDVVLLSPACASFDMFRDFEDRGAQFKTIVKELEAIHA, encoded by the coding sequence ATGGAATTAACGGGTAGACAGATCACCGTGGTAGGGCTGGCCAGGTCCGGAGCAGGCGCTGCGCGGCTGCTTGCCGACATGGGCGCAGTCGTGACGGTAACCGATAATAGGACAGCCGGGGAGCTTGCCGATATCGTCAGCACCCTTTCGGCCTCTGTCCGGCTCTGTCTCGGCAGCCATCCGGAGGAGATATTCTCAGATGCAGATCTGATCGTGGTGAGCCCGGGCGTGCCGCTCACGATCAAGCCTCTTGCAGATGCAAGGAAAAAAGGGAAGAGGATCATCGGAGAGCTTGAGCTGGCATACCAGATCATCGAGGGCCGGACGGCATATGAAAAGGCGATGCCGTTCCTTGCGATCACCGGCAGCAACGGGAAATCGACAACAACATCCCTGCTGAACCATATGATGAAAACAGCCGGCTTCAGGACCCTGTTCGGCGGCAACATCGGCAATGCACTTACGGAAGAGATCATGAAAATGGACAGAGAGCATGCAGAGCCTGACGCAGTGGTGGCCGAGATATCAAGCTTTCAGCTTGAGGCCATAGAGACGTTCAGGCCGCATATAGCAGCGATCCTGAATATCACGCCTGACCATCTTGACCGGTACCGTTCCATGAAAGAATATTGTGATGCAAAGGCGGCCATATTTCGAAACCAGCATGAGCCTGATATCCTGATCCTCAATGCTGACGATCCTGAGACCATGAAACTCTATGAGGCAAACCTCAGGGAGCGCGTCAGGGGCCCCCACGTGTATTTCTTCAGCAGGACGCGTGAAGTTGAGGGGCTTTATGAAAAAAGCGGCATGGTGGTCGTAAATCTGCCTCACCACGAGCAGGGAGCGGTGAATCTGGAGCTCATCAAAGCGCAGGAGATCCGCATCAAAGGAGTTCATAACCTGGAGAATGCCATGGCTGCTTCGGCCATGGCTCTCCTTGCAGGCTGTCCGGTCGAGGCGGTCAGGGAGTCTCTCAGGGCGTTCCCCGGTCTTGAACACCGGCTCGAACTGGTCAGAGAGCTTGACGGCGTGAAATATATCAACGACTCAAAAGGCACCAATGTCGGCGCAGTGATTAAATCGATCGAAAGCTTTTCCGAACCTCTTATCCTGATCGCCGGCGGCAGGGACAAGGCAGGCGACTTTGCAGCGCTCAGGGACCTTGCTGCCGAAAAGATCAAGGCAGTCGTACTGATCGGAGAGTCTGCCGGAAAGATAGCCGACGCATTGAATAGCGTCACCAGAACGTTCATGGCACGGGATCTGAAAGAAGCGGTGCAGATCTCCCGAACGCATGCAGATGAAGGCGATGTGGTGCTTCTGTCCCCTGCCTGCGCAAGCTTTGACATGTTCCGGGACTTTGAGGACAGGGGTGCTCAGTTCAAGACGATCGTCAAGGAGCTTGAGGCGATCCATGCATAG
- a CDS encoding UDP-N-acetylmuramate--L-alanine ligase, with translation MFERYQTIHFVGIGGIGMSGIAEVLANLGYEVTGSDVKESETTKRLQAMGIRISIGHRAENIGNAHVVVVSSAVSSDNPEVLAAKAGTISVIPRAEMLAELARLKYSVLIAGAHGKTTTTSLISTVLGHGGFDPTIIIGGKLKGIGSNARLGRGEFLIAEADESDGSFLKLSPTIAVVTNIDREHMDFFKDMKCLKEAFLAFINKIPFYGAAFVCDENEYVRELIPSIHRRFLTYGMSETSDIRASNIRQGFMSTTFDVTVDHTDVGTFTLPIPGQHNVLNSLACIGVALELKMHPAAIKEALSSFSGIQRRFEFKGEARGVKVYDDYGHHPTEVRATLAAAKENMKHLSNAGRLFVVFQPHRYTRTADLMDEFAGSFLGIDALVLLDIYPASEKPIPGITSELLAEKMKQKGQKNIACFSDREEAMKHLASQLKAGDVLLTLGAGDVFKLGESMVERLHGD, from the coding sequence ATGTTCGAGAGATACCAGACCATACATTTTGTCGGCATAGGCGGCATCGGGATGTCAGGCATTGCCGAGGTGCTTGCGAATCTCGGGTATGAGGTAACCGGCTCGGACGTAAAGGAATCAGAGACAACAAAACGGCTCCAGGCAATGGGTATCAGGATCTCCATCGGTCACCGCGCCGAGAATATCGGCAATGCCCATGTGGTTGTCGTATCTTCGGCAGTCTCTTCTGACAACCCTGAAGTGCTGGCTGCAAAGGCCGGCACCATATCCGTGATCCCGCGCGCAGAGATGCTGGCAGAGCTTGCGCGTCTGAAATACAGCGTGCTTATTGCCGGTGCGCACGGCAAGACAACGACCACCTCGCTCATCTCGACCGTGCTGGGCCACGGCGGGTTTGACCCCACGATCATCATCGGCGGCAAGCTCAAAGGCATCGGCTCGAACGCACGCCTCGGCAGGGGCGAGTTCCTCATTGCAGAGGCTGACGAGAGCGACGGCTCGTTCCTCAAGCTCTCGCCCACGATCGCTGTTGTGACGAACATAGACAGGGAACATATGGATTTTTTCAAGGACATGAAGTGCCTGAAAGAGGCCTTTCTTGCCTTTATCAACAAGATACCTTTTTACGGAGCAGCCTTTGTCTGCGATGAGAATGAATATGTCAGAGAGCTTATTCCTTCGATTCACCGGAGGTTCCTCACCTATGGCATGTCCGAAACGTCCGACATCCGCGCATCGAATATCAGGCAGGGGTTCATGTCAACGACCTTTGACGTGACCGTTGATCATACTGACGTCGGCACGTTCACGCTGCCGATACCGGGCCAACATAATGTGCTGAACAGCCTGGCATGCATCGGCGTTGCCCTGGAGCTGAAGATGCACCCTGCAGCGATCAAAGAGGCGCTCAGCTCATTCAGCGGCATCCAGAGAAGGTTTGAGTTCAAGGGCGAGGCACGCGGCGTGAAGGTCTATGATGATTATGGCCATCATCCCACTGAGGTCCGGGCCACCCTAGCTGCAGCCAAAGAGAACATGAAACATCTGAGCAATGCAGGAAGACTTTTCGTGGTGTTCCAGCCGCATCGGTATACACGGACAGCAGACCTGATGGATGAGTTCGCCGGTTCCTTCCTCGGCATTGATGCCCTTGTCCTGCTCGACATCTACCCGGCAAGCGAAAAGCCGATCCCCGGGATAACCTCGGAACTGCTCGCAGAAAAGATGAAGCAGAAGGGACAGAAGAACATAGCGTGTTTCAGCGACAGGGAAGAAGCGATGAAACACCTGGCATCGCAGCTGAAGGCAGGCGATGTGCTGCTGACGCTCGGCGCAGGTGATGTCTTTAAGCTCGGTGAATCAATGGTGGAGAGGCTTCATGGTGATTAG
- the ftsW gene encoding putative lipid II flippase FtsW produces MHSRASSIQTPVVRSYDKMIFFAMLALIIFGSIMIYSSTGVVVPAAEKKSITEFYYVKRHVITMIMGTIALLVAYRFNAAHLEKIAVPLLIFSGILLVLVFVPGISLKAGGARRWLRLGIMTFQPSELVKLAMVIFLAKYLSGPDYDANNFRSFIKPLGIMALFQAVFLKQPDFGATMSLFILTMAMLFISGTRLRYIASLLLLAIPVVIKLAMEPYRLKRITTFLDPTKDPQGSGFQLIQSFISLGSGGLTGLGLGESKQKLAYLPAKHTDFIFCLVGEELGLLGATAVIALFVFLFVRGITIANRTKDRFHFFLAYGLTIMIAVQALVNFAVVTGMVPTKGLPLPFMSYGGSALLVNMVVIGLLLRISRGDDPRPGLIGDKNIIARKAARRSIYSSQGTVR; encoded by the coding sequence ATGCATAGCCGCGCATCATCCATACAGACCCCGGTCGTCAGGTCTTACGACAAAATGATCTTCTTTGCGATGCTTGCCCTGATCATCTTCGGCAGCATTATGATCTACAGCTCAACCGGCGTTGTGGTACCTGCTGCGGAAAAGAAGAGCATAACAGAGTTCTATTATGTGAAGCGCCATGTGATCACCATGATAATGGGTACCATAGCGCTTCTTGTGGCGTACCGGTTCAACGCGGCACACCTTGAGAAGATAGCGGTCCCGCTGCTCATCTTCTCCGGCATCCTGCTTGTTCTGGTCTTTGTCCCTGGTATCAGCCTTAAGGCAGGAGGAGCGCGGCGTTGGCTCAGGCTCGGGATCATGACCTTTCAGCCTTCGGAACTGGTGAAACTTGCGATGGTCATCTTTCTGGCCAAATACCTCTCCGGCCCCGATTACGACGCCAACAATTTCAGGAGCTTTATAAAGCCGCTCGGCATTATGGCGCTCTTTCAGGCAGTATTCCTGAAACAGCCTGACTTTGGCGCGACCATGAGTCTCTTTATCCTGACGATGGCAATGCTTTTCATCTCCGGAACGAGGCTGCGGTATATTGCATCCCTGCTGCTGCTGGCAATCCCGGTCGTGATCAAGCTCGCCATGGAGCCGTACCGGCTGAAGAGGATCACCACCTTTCTCGATCCGACAAAGGACCCGCAGGGCAGCGGTTTCCAGCTTATCCAGTCATTCATCTCCCTCGGCAGCGGCGGCCTGACAGGTCTCGGTCTTGGCGAGTCAAAGCAGAAGCTCGCGTATCTGCCTGCGAAGCATACGGATTTTATTTTCTGCCTGGTGGGAGAGGAATTGGGCCTGCTTGGAGCAACCGCGGTGATAGCTCTTTTTGTGTTTCTCTTTGTGCGCGGTATTACGATCGCGAACCGGACAAAGGACAGGTTTCATTTCTTCCTTGCGTACGGCCTGACCATCATGATCGCCGTGCAGGCACTGGTCAATTTTGCGGTTGTTACCGGCATGGTGCCGACAAAAGGTCTTCCCTTGCCGTTCATGAGCTATGGCGGTTCAGCCCTTCTGGTGAACATGGTCGTTATCGGACTGCTGCTGCGTATCTCGCGAGGCGATGATCCGCGGCCAGGGCTGATCGGTGATAAGAATATCATTGCCCGAAAGGCTGCCAGGAGAAGTATCTACAGCAGTCAGGGGACGGTCAGATGA
- the murG gene encoding undecaprenyldiphospho-muramoylpentapeptide beta-N-acetylglucosaminyltransferase, giving the protein MKIMIAGGGTGGHLFPGLALAEEFKKRDANTEVAFVGTEHGIEAKIIPREGYPLHFLRAEGIVGKSFIKRMTGTAKMALSFLDARRILTAVSPDIVIGVGGYASGAVVLTASLRSIPTLIHEQNSVPGTTNRILGRFVDRICVTYQESMSVFPIGKTFLAGNPVRMKIMKGERESACRLFSLDSGMFTVFIFGGSSGASSINRTMVDALNHLGELKEKIQFLHQTGDRDYERIRDAYRKTGAKGTVAPFIFQMAEAYAASDIVISRAGATTLAELTGLGKPAILIPYPHAAGRHQEFNAMKLKEMGAAKVLFEQEMNGPMLAEVIREMFGNAEGLKEMQRASRGLGRPDACSKIVDLAMGLLKNHAPRKKGS; this is encoded by the coding sequence ATGAAGATCATGATAGCAGGCGGCGGCACCGGAGGCCACCTTTTCCCCGGACTTGCTCTGGCGGAAGAGTTCAAAAAGAGGGATGCGAATACAGAAGTGGCCTTTGTCGGAACAGAGCACGGCATAGAGGCAAAGATCATTCCCCGGGAAGGATATCCTCTGCATTTTTTGAGGGCAGAGGGCATAGTAGGCAAGTCGTTCATAAAAAGAATGACCGGCACGGCAAAGATGGCGCTCTCGTTCCTCGATGCGCGGAGGATCCTCACTGCCGTGTCACCTGACATCGTGATCGGCGTCGGCGGCTATGCTTCCGGTGCGGTGGTGCTGACAGCGAGCCTGAGATCGATCCCGACCCTGATCCATGAGCAGAACTCTGTGCCCGGCACAACGAACAGGATCCTCGGCAGATTTGTGGACAGGATATGCGTTACGTACCAGGAGAGCATGTCGGTCTTTCCGATCGGAAAGACCTTTCTTGCCGGCAACCCGGTCCGCATGAAGATCATGAAAGGCGAACGTGAATCTGCATGCAGGCTCTTCTCGCTTGACAGCGGGATGTTCACGGTCTTCATATTCGGCGGGAGCTCCGGCGCATCCTCGATCAACAGGACCATGGTCGACGCCCTGAACCACCTCGGCGAGCTGAAAGAAAAGATACAGTTCCTGCACCAGACCGGTGACAGGGATTATGAGCGTATCCGCGACGCATACCGCAAGACCGGCGCAAAGGGAACGGTCGCGCCGTTCATCTTTCAGATGGCAGAGGCATATGCTGCATCAGACATCGTCATCTCCCGTGCAGGAGCAACAACGCTCGCTGAACTGACCGGACTCGGAAAGCCTGCGATCCTTATTCCTTATCCTCACGCTGCAGGAAGGCATCAGGAGTTCAATGCCATGAAACTGAAGGAGATGGGTGCAGCAAAGGTCCTGTTCGAACAGGAGATGAACGGTCCGATGCTTGCAGAGGTTATCAGGGAAATGTTTGGGAACGCCGAAGGGCTTAAAGAGATGCAGCGGGCAAGCAGGGGACTCGGAAGACCTGACGCCTGCAGCAAGATCGTTGATCTGGCCATGGGCCTGCTCAAAAACCATGCGCCCAGGAAGAAAGGCAGCTGA
- a CDS encoding D-alanyl-D-alanine carboxypeptidase translates to MKQLSVISNQLSVKTLMIALVLSLITIHTSLITAFGEDIQARAAVVMEASTGRVLYAKNPELRLMPASTTKLMTALIAVEKVNLKDVVTISRNAVNVAPTKSGFKEGDKVTVETLLYAALMKSANDAAVALAEAAGGTEEQFVQLMNRKAIALGATDTKFINPNGLPGHGQYTTAYDLSKIMRQAIKHPVLKEILGTRAAELSTEAGKTVFVKNTNKLLWSDDELLGGKTGFTNAARHCFVCAGERENNTLIVALLGAPSRTELWKETEDLMAFGSKVMKNQEEPVVYLTRSDYDDAMLTKAAYTRKVGGKARMVKGKRVIAAKAASPGKSKMVKAKYKVKAEGKSKVTAKAKLKAKSKARKNTKMMVKAKKAKKTNMAKKGLDGING, encoded by the coding sequence ATGAAACAGTTATCAGTAATCAGTAATCAGTTATCAGTGAAGACCTTGATGATTGCCCTGGTCCTTTCACTCATTACTATTCACACATCACTGATTACGGCCTTTGGCGAGGATATCCAGGCGCGGGCGGCAGTGGTGATGGAAGCATCTACCGGAAGGGTGCTTTATGCCAAGAACCCGGAGCTGAGGCTGATGCCTGCAAGCACGACCAAGCTGATGACAGCGCTGATCGCGGTTGAAAAGGTGAACCTTAAGGATGTGGTGACCATCAGCCGCAATGCGGTCAATGTGGCTCCGACAAAATCAGGGTTCAAAGAGGGCGACAAGGTGACGGTTGAGACGCTCCTGTATGCAGCGCTCATGAAATCGGCGAACGATGCTGCCGTGGCCCTTGCCGAGGCAGCAGGCGGTACAGAGGAGCAGTTCGTGCAGCTAATGAACAGAAAGGCGATCGCCCTCGGCGCTACTGATACGAAGTTCATCAATCCCAACGGCCTGCCGGGCCACGGACAGTACACAACTGCCTATGATCTGTCCAAGATCATGCGCCAGGCGATCAAACACCCGGTGCTGAAGGAGATCCTCGGAACCCGTGCAGCCGAGCTCTCTACCGAGGCAGGCAAGACCGTTTTCGTAAAGAATACCAATAAGCTCCTCTGGTCAGATGACGAGCTCCTGGGCGGCAAGACCGGTTTTACCAACGCTGCCCGGCATTGTTTTGTCTGCGCCGGTGAGCGCGAGAACAATACGCTGATCGTAGCGCTCCTCGGCGCGCCGAGCAGGACCGAGCTCTGGAAGGAGACCGAGGACCTCATGGCCTTCGGCTCAAAGGTGATGAAAAATCAGGAAGAACCTGTCGTGTACCTTACCCGGTCTGACTATGACGATGCGATGCTGACGAAGGCAGCGTACACAAGAAAGGTTGGCGGAAAGGCAAGGATGGTGAAGGGCAAGCGCGTCATCGCGGCAAAGGCAGCTTCACCGGGTAAGAGCAAAATGGTCAAGGCAAAATACAAGGTCAAGGCTGAGGGAAAGAGCAAGGTCACGGCTAAGGCCAAGCTCAAGGCCAAGTCCAAGGCCAGGAAGAATACGAAGATGATGGTGAAAGCAAAGAAGGCAAAGAAGACGAATATGGCAAAAAAAGGACTGGATGGAATTAACGGGTAG
- a CDS encoding UDP-N-acetylmuramoyl-tripeptide--D-alanyl-D-alanine ligase: MTIVTTDEIVQATGGKVLCGKQEAFSGLSIDSRNIGSGELFIALRGERFDGHDFIRDALQNGSGALVSIPPVEPGRDKTIIYVKNTQKALQDIARFRRLKRNIPVVSVTGTNGKTTTKELIASILSQKHKVLKTTGNFNNHIGLPLCVSNMQGDEAFAVLEMGSNARGDIRELCGIVQPDLAVVTNVGQAHLEGFGSIEAVRDTDLEVLDHVGTVAVNCDDRFLMQGMTGFTGKAVTYGIDHAADFSATDIALAQQGSTFTLHTPNSGAFKVSLKISGRFNVLNALAAASIACELGIGPEEIRQGLEAFTGVPMRLEIRRYSGALVINDVYNANPASMEEALKELVRLRKGRTIAVLGDMLELGAFSEDAHRGLMQKLNELHVDLLIAVGPEMQKVSAIFSGVCHQAASSDEARSLLLGMVNEGDTILIKGSRGLRMEKVLAGEGKPAAEVSNAL; encoded by the coding sequence ATGACAATCGTGACAACCGACGAAATAGTTCAGGCAACAGGGGGGAAAGTGCTCTGCGGCAAGCAGGAGGCATTCAGCGGTCTTTCCATTGATTCGCGCAATATTGGCAGCGGAGAGCTTTTCATTGCCCTGCGCGGTGAACGGTTCGACGGTCATGATTTTATCCGCGATGCGCTGCAGAACGGCAGCGGAGCCCTGGTGAGCATCCCGCCTGTTGAGCCGGGCAGGGATAAGACGATCATTTACGTGAAAAATACCCAGAAGGCGCTGCAGGACATTGCCCGCTTCCGGAGGCTGAAAAGGAACATTCCGGTCGTAAGCGTCACCGGAACGAACGGCAAGACAACGACCAAGGAGCTTATCGCATCCATCCTCTCCCAAAAGCACAAGGTTCTCAAGACCACCGGTAATTTCAACAATCATATCGGCCTTCCGCTCTGCGTGTCGAACATGCAGGGAGACGAGGCGTTCGCAGTTCTTGAGATGGGCTCGAATGCGCGCGGTGATATTCGGGAGCTCTGCGGGATCGTACAGCCTGACCTTGCGGTTGTCACGAACGTGGGACAGGCTCATCTCGAAGGATTCGGCAGCATCGAGGCTGTGCGTGACACTGACCTCGAGGTCCTTGACCATGTCGGGACCGTAGCGGTGAATTGCGATGACCGCTTCCTGATGCAGGGAATGACCGGTTTCACGGGCAAGGCCGTCACGTATGGCATAGACCATGCCGCTGATTTTTCTGCAACAGATATTGCCCTGGCTCAGCAGGGTTCGACCTTCACGCTCCATACGCCCAACAGCGGAGCGTTCAAAGTCAGCCTGAAGATATCAGGCAGATTCAATGTGCTGAATGCCCTGGCAGCTGCATCCATAGCCTGTGAGCTTGGTATCGGTCCTGAGGAGATCAGACAGGGGCTTGAGGCATTCACCGGGGTTCCGATGCGGCTTGAGATCAGGAGATATTCAGGAGCGCTGGTGATCAATGATGTGTATAATGCGAACCCTGCATCCATGGAAGAGGCACTGAAGGAACTGGTACGATTAAGAAAGGGCAGGACCATTGCTGTCCTTGGCGACATGCTGGAACTCGGCGCCTTCTCTGAAGATGCCCATAGAGGTCTTATGCAGAAGTTGAATGAACTTCATGTTGACCTGCTGATCGCGGTCGGGCCTGAGATGCAGAAGGTTTCAGCAATATTTTCCGGCGTCTGTCATCAGGCAGCAAGCTCTGATGAAGCGCGGTCCCTGCTTCTTGGCATGGTGAACGAGGGCGACACTATACTGATCAAGGGGTCCCGCGGCCTGCGCATGGAAAAGGTGCTTGCCGGCGAAGGGAAGCCTGCAGCGGAGGTGAGCAATGCTCTATAA